A single genomic interval of Fusarium verticillioides 7600 chromosome 8, whole genome shotgun sequence harbors:
- a CDS encoding phosphoenolpyruvate synthase, whose amino-acid sequence MMSDDWTAEPLVLDFEHLARNDVGLVGGKNSSLGEMIRALGPKGIPVPPGFATSSYAYWHYVDANNIRGKIDELVDQWQSGHQTLAEIGHAIRTLFLRGTWPADTAEAILSGYRDLCDKAGVDDLSVAVRSSATAEDLPDASFAGQQETYLNIQGSEALLDACRRCYASLFTDRAISYRHIKKFNHGNVALSIGIQQMVRSDIGGAGVMFSIDTESGFDKIVLINAAWGLGENVVQGTVNPDEYHVFKPLLSNEKLSPILSKKLGDKAVKMVYGDKCVPTRNVPTSRAERASHVLEDEEILQLARWACLVEEHYGCPMDMEWARDGSSGKLYIVQARPETVQSRRDAAAFKTYKVGERGHTLTTGLSIGDKAVAGRICLLTSVSDRDKFIDGSILVTDSTDSDWVPVMKRAAAIVTDYGGRTSHAAIVSRELGVPAVVGTGNATYVLHTGQDITVSCAEGDSGLVYDGISDITTEMVNISDLPSVRTKIMLNLANPSAAYRWWRLPVDGIGLARMEFVVSNSIRVHPMALVHFDHLEDEAAKKEIANLAAGYAYKPDYFVDKLASGLATLCSAVYPKPAIIRMSDFKTNEYARLIGGAEFELKEENPMIGFRGASRYYSPRYKEGFALECRAVKKVREEMGLTNAIVMIPFCRTVKEARKVLDMMEQNGLKRGENGLMVYVMCEIPSNVILASSFTQHFDGFSIGSNDLAQLTLGVDRDSGELASLFNEQDEAVKWMIARAIAVARREGCKIGLCGEAPSNHPEFAKFLVNAGIDSISVSPDSFIQVMKHVVASEKGL is encoded by the coding sequence ATGATGAGTGACGACTGGACCGCCGAGCCTCTGGTTCTCGACTTTGAGCATCTTGCTCGAAACGATGTCGGCCTAGTCGGCGGCAAGAATTCCTCCTTGGGTGAGATGATCCGAGCCCTCGGACCAAAGGGTATCCCGGTGCCACCAGGCTTCGCAACATCCTCCTACGCCTACTGGCACTATGTCGACGCCAACAACATCCGGGGCAAGATCGATGAACTCGTCGATCAGTGGCAATCTGGCCATCAGACCCTTGCTGAGATAGGCCACGCCATACGCACTCTGTTCCTACGTGGGACATGGCCCGCCGATACTGCCGAGGCCATACTGTCTGGCTATCGCGACTTGTGTGACAAAGCTGGGGTCGATGATCTGAGTGTTGCAGTGCGATCAAGCGCAACGGCAGAAGATCTCCCTGACGCGAGCTTCGCTGGACAGCAGGAGACGTACCTAAACATCCAGGGGAGCGAAGCACTGCTCGATGCCTGTAGACGATGCTATGCTTCGCTCTTCACAGACCGGGCTATCAGCTATCGCCAtatcaagaagttcaatCATGGCAACGTGGCTCTGTCCATTGGGATACAGCAGATGGTTCGCTCCGACATCGGTGGCGCAGGAGTCATGTTCTCGATTGATACAGAGAGCGGCTTCGACAAGATCGTCCTCATCAATGCTGCATGGGGTCTTGGCGAGAATGTCGTCCAAGGCACCGTCAACCCAGATGAGTACCATGTTTTTAAGCCACTGCTGTCTAATGAGAAGCTGTCGCCGATTCtgagcaagaagctcggcgaCAAGGCCGTCAAGATGGTGTACGGGGATAAGTGCGTACCAACTCGCAATGTCCCTACATCCAGAGCTGAGCGAGCGTCCCATGTTctcgaagatgaagagattctCCAGTTGGCACGATGGGCGTGCCTTGTTGAGGAGCACTACGGTTGCCCAATGGATATGGAGTGGGCCAGAGATGGCTCTTCTGGCAAACTCTATATCGTACAGGCCAGACCTGAGACTGTGCAGTCTCGTCGCGACGCGGCTGCCTTCAAGACCTACAAGGTTGGCGAACGTGGCCACACCTTGACCACGGGCCTGTCTATTGGTGACAAGGCAGTTGCTGGGCGCATCTGCCTGCTCACTTCAGTCTCGGACAGGGACAAGTTTATCGACGGCTCCATCCTGGTTACTGACTCTACTGATTCCGACTGGGTGCctgtgatgaagagagcTGCTGCGATTGTCACCGACTACGGTGGGCGAACCTCTCATGCCGCGATTGTCAGTCGGGAACTGGGTGTCCCAGCGGTAGTTGGCACTGGAAACGCAACCTATGTTCTGCACACTGGGCAAGATATCACCGTGTCATGTGCAGAAGGCGATTCGGGCCTTGTCTATGATGGAATTTCGGACATCACTACTGAGATGGTCAACATATCCGACCTTCCTTCCGTCCGAACAAAGATCATGCTGAATCTAGCCAATCCCTCAGCTGCGTATCGCTGGTGGAGGCTCCCAGTCGATGGCATCGGACTTGCGCGTATGGAATTCGTGGTCAGCAATTCTATTCGGGTGCACCCCATGGCTCTCGTCCactttgatcatcttgaggatgaagcagccaagaaagagaTCGCCAATCTCGCTGCAGGCTATGCTTACAAGCCTGATTACTTTGTGGATAAATTGGCATCTGGCCTTGCGACACTGTGTTCTGCTGTTTATCCCAAACCAGCCATTATCAGAATGAGCGACTTCAAGACGAATGAGTACGCTCGCCTGATAGGCGGTGCCGAGTTTGaactcaaggaggagaacCCCATGATCGGATTTCGTGGGGCCTCGCGTTACTACTCGCCTCGTTACAAGGAAGGCTTTGCTCTAGAATGCCGCGCTGTGAAAAAGGTTCGAGAGGAAATGGGACTCACTAATGCCATCGTCATGATCCCCTTTTGCCGAACAGTCAAGGAAGCCCGAAAGGTGCTGGACATGATGGAGCAGAATGGTCTGAAGCGGGGAGAGAACGGCCTCATGGTTTATGTGATGTGCGAGATCCCCTCCAACGTGATCCTGGCTTCGAGCTTTACCCAGCACTTTGACGGCTTCTCCATTGGGTCCAATGATCTGGCTCAGCTCACCCTCGGTGTAGATCGTGATTCGGGGGAGTTGGCGAGTTTGTTTAACGAAcaggatgaggctgtcaagtGGATGATTGCTAGAGCTATTGCGGTAGCTCGCCGAGAGGGCTGTAAGATTGGGCTTTGTGGTGAGGCACCAAGTAATCATCCTGAATTTGCCAAGTTCTTGGTTAATGCGGGGATTGATTCCATCTCTGTCAGTCCGGACAGTTTTATTCAGGTTATGAAACACGTAGTGGCTAGTGAGAAGGGCTTGTAA
- a CDS encoding L-lactate dehydrogenase, producing MGSASRVAIVGVGEVGGAVAYNLTLNSMASELLLVDLDLSVRNAQIEDLCDVTYSTNSSTRVRPATYREAAQCDLVVITAASKHMLGQTTVDYTSRNTSMIREVMEAMKPFRADTVLLIVANPVDLLTSLAKEMSGLPPSQVIGTGTALDTYRLRGMAASRALVSPYTVDAFVVGHHGEHQVVVWSAATIGTIPIEDVKMLNAIDRSRIELICKHRSSQISLGKGSAPFGIASVAANLCCSVMLDKHEMYPVSHFQEEYGCCLSLPAVIGRKGILNTVPLSMNEGENAAVKSSGDLLKASVKSIQRDWW from the exons ATGGGCTCAGCATCTCGAGTGGCCATCGTCGGCGTTGGCGAAGTCGGCGGCGCCGTCGCTTACAACCTCACGTTGAATTCTATGGCGagcgagcttctcctcgtcgatCTCGACCTGAGCGTCAGAAACGCCCAGATCGAAGACCTCTGCGATGTCACTTACAGTACTAACAGCAGTACGCGTGTACGTCCAGCTACGTACCGTGAGGCTGCTCAGTGCGATCTCGTGGTGATAACCGCCGCATCTAAACACATGCTAG GCCAGACAACTGTTGACTATACGTCCCGGAACACCTCGATGATACGTGAGGTGATGGAGGCGATGAAGCCCTTTCGAGCTGACACCGTCTTGCTCATCGTGGCAAATCCAGTTGACCTACTGACGTCTCTCGCCAAAGAAATGTCGGGacttcctccatctcaggTCATTGGCACTGGTACAGCTCTGGATACCTACAGGCTCCGAGGAATGGCTGCCTCCCGTGCTTTG GTATCTCCATATACTGTGGATGCGTTCGTCGTAGgtcatcatggagaacatcaagTAGTCGTCTGGTCGGCAGCAACCATTGGCACGATCCCCATTGAGGACGTGAAAATGCTGAATGCCATCGACCGCAGTAGGATCGAACTCATCTGCAAGCATCGGTCGAGTCAAATCAGTCTGGGGAAAGGGTCTGCACCTTTTGGAATAGCTTCAGTTGCAGCTAATCTGTGTTGTTCTGTCATGCTGGATAAGCATGAGATGTACCCAGTCAGTCACTTTCAAGAGGAGTATGGATGCTGTCTTAGCTTGCCCGCCGTCATTGGGAGGAAGGGGATCCTCAATACAGTTCCACTATCGATGAACGAAGGTGAGAATGCGGCGGTCAAATCATCGGGGGATTTATTGAAAGCCAGTGTTAAATCAATCCAGCGAGACTGGTGGTGA
- a CDS encoding L-lactate dehydrogenase, whose translation MGSASRVAIVGVGEVGGAVAYNLTLNSMASELLLVDLDLSVRNAQIEDLCDVTYSTNSSTRVRPATYREAAQCDLVVITAASKHMLGQTTVDYTSRNTSMIREVMEAMKPFRADTVLLIVANPVDLLTSLAKEMSGLPPSQVIGTGTALDTYRLRGMAASRALVSGRCDIWTTAFLIQTSKVSPYTVDAFVVGHHGEHQVVVWSAATIGTIPIEDVKMLNAIDRSRIELICKHRSSQISLGKGSAPFGIASVAANLCCSVMLDKHEMYPVSHFQEEYGCCLSLPAVIGRKGILNTVPLSMNEGENAAVKSSGDLLKASVKSIQRDWW comes from the exons ATGGGCTCAGCATCTCGAGTGGCCATCGTCGGCGTTGGCGAAGTCGGCGGCGCCGTCGCTTACAACCTCACGTTGAATTCTATGGCGagcgagcttctcctcgtcgatCTCGACCTGAGCGTCAGAAACGCCCAGATCGAAGACCTCTGCGATGTCACTTACAGTACTAACAGCAGTACGCGTGTACGTCCAGCTACGTACCGTGAGGCTGCTCAGTGCGATCTCGTGGTGATAACCGCCGCATCTAAACACATGCTAG GCCAGACAACTGTTGACTATACGTCCCGGAACACCTCGATGATACGTGAGGTGATGGAGGCGATGAAGCCCTTTCGAGCTGACACCGTCTTGCTCATCGTGGCAAATCCAGTTGACCTACTGACGTCTCTCGCCAAAGAAATGTCGGGacttcctccatctcaggTCATTGGCACTGGTACAGCTCTGGATACCTACAGGCTCCGAGGAATGGCTGCCTCCCGTGCTTTGGTGAGTGGGCGCTGTGACATTTGGACTACCGCATTTCTAATACAAACATCGAAGGTATCTCCATATACTGTGGATGCGTTCGTCGTAGgtcatcatggagaacatcaagTAGTCGTCTGGTCGGCAGCAACCATTGGCACGATCCCCATTGAGGACGTGAAAATGCTGAATGCCATCGACCGCAGTAGGATCGAACTCATCTGCAAGCATCGGTCGAGTCAAATCAGTCTGGGGAAAGGGTCTGCACCTTTTGGAATAGCTTCAGTTGCAGCTAATCTGTGTTGTTCTGTCATGCTGGATAAGCATGAGATGTACCCAGTCAGTCACTTTCAAGAGGAGTATGGATGCTGTCTTAGCTTGCCCGCCGTCATTGGGAGGAAGGGGATCCTCAATACAGTTCCACTATCGATGAACGAAGGTGAGAATGCGGCGGTCAAATCATCGGGGGATTTATTGAAAGCCAGTGTTAAATCAATCCAGCGAGACTGGTGGTGA